From a region of the Vicia villosa cultivar HV-30 ecotype Madison, WI unplaced genomic scaffold, Vvil1.0 ctg.000045F_1_1_1, whole genome shotgun sequence genome:
- the LOC131622907 gene encoding transcription factor ORG2-like, whose translation MVAFCSSQFKYSTMGWLQELEPAQSLNISHKEKTYANNLEYSLPQYHQFSSLKQQQVEIETPPPSPKLMVKKLNHNASERDRRKKINSLISSLRSLLPDQDQTKKMSIPVTISRVLKYIPELQKQVEGLTKKKEELLSRISRQEYEANKESQKKIIPNYNSSFVVSTSRLNDSELAVHISSYEAHKIQLSEIMLCLENNGLVLLSSSCSKTFGGRLFYNLHFQVGNAQSLECDVLIQKLLPIYEKQQCNQFSVGR comes from the exons ATGGTTGCATTCTGTTCTTCTCAATTCAAATACTCAACCATGGGATGGCTACAAGAGTTAGAACCTGCACAGTCCTTAAATATTAGCCATAAGGAGAAGACCTATGCAAATAATTTAGAGTACTCTTTACCTCAATATCATCAATTCTCTTCACTTAAGCAACAACAAGTTGAGATTGAAACGCCACCACCATCCCCTAAGCTTATGGTGAAGAAGCTTAACCACAATGCTAGTGAACGTGATCGCCGCAAAAAGATCAATAGCTTGATTTCTTCGCTTCGTTCACTTCTTCCCGATCAAGATCAAACG AAAAAAATGAGCATTCCGGTAACAATATCAAGAGTCTTAAAATACATACCGGAATTACAAAAGCAGGTTGAAGGATTAACTAAGAAAAAAGAAGAGCTTCTATCAAGAATTTCTAGGCAAGAATATGAAGCGAACAAAGAATCACAAAAGAAAATAATTCCCAATTACAATTCTTCTTTTGTGGTTTCAACAAGTAGGCTTAATGATAGTGAGCTTGCCGTTCATATTTCATCTTATGAGGCTCATAAGATTCAATTATCAGAGATCATGTTGTGCTTAGAAAATAATGGACTTGTTCTACTAAGTTCttcttgttctaaaacatttggAGGGAGACTCTTTTACAACTTGCATTTTCAG GTGGGGAATGCTCAAAGTTTAGAGTGTGATGTTCTAATTCAGAAGCTTTTGCCAATATATGAAAAGCAGCAATGTAACCAATTTAGTGTTGGAAGATAA
- the LOC131622937 gene encoding uncharacterized protein LOC131622937 — protein sequence MAVMSGLRVLLSSKSRSVAPLVKSWRSALYSSSAAVVADEGFESGAYLKDYADYRRSLYGEITHKALLVDAVGTLVLPSQPMAQIYRKIGEKYGVKYSEEEILHRYRRAYSQPWGKSRLRYVKDGRPFWQYIVSNSTGCDDSQYFEELYNYYVTDKAWHLCDPNAGEVFKALRKSGVKLAVVSNFDTRLRPLLRALNCDDWFDAVAVSAEVAAEKPNPTIFLKACELLDVKPEDAVHVGDDRRNDVWGARDAGCDAWLWGSDVHSFKEVAQRIGVQV from the exons ATGGCCGTTATGAGTGGTTTGAGAGTTCTTCTATCTTCCAAATCGAGGTCAGTGGCACCACTCGTTAAATCATGGCGGTCGGCCTTGTACTCTTCCTCCGCGGCGGTGGTGGCTGATGAAGGTTTCGAGAGCGGTGCGTATTTGAAGGATTATGCTGATTATAGAAGATCTCTGTACGGTGAGATTACGCATAAGGCTCTTCTTGTTGATGCTGTTGGGACTCTTGTTCTTCCTTCTCAGCCTATGGCTCAG ATATATAGAAAGATTGGGGAGAAATATGGAGTGAAGTATTCAGAGGAAGAGATTTTGCATAGATACAGAAGAGCTTATAGTCAGCCTTGGGGTAAATCTCGTCTCAG ATATGttaaggatggtagaccgttctGGCAATACATAGTTAGTAACTCTACCGGCTGTGATGATTCTCAATACTTTGAAGAACTTTATAACTACTATGTGACAGACAAG GCCTGGCACCTATGTGACCCTAATGCAGGAGAAGTGTTCAAAGCTCTTAGAAAATCTGGTGTAAAATTGGCTGTTGTGTCAAATTTTGACACTCGGTTAAGACCTCTCCTGCGGGCATTAAACTGTGATGATTGGTTTGATGCTGTAGCAGTATCAGCTGAG GTTGCAGCAGAGAAACCAAATCCAACTATATTCCTTAAAGCGTGTGAACTATTGGATGTAAAACCTGAGGATGCTGTTCATGTTGGGGATGACCGCCGTAATGACGTATGGGGTGCTAGAGATGCAGGCTGTGATGCCTGGCTTTGGGGAAGTGATGTTCACTCTTTTAAGGAG GTAGCACAGAGGATCGGGGTCCAGGTCTAA